gaaggaaaatagaaaaatagattaaaagttgataaattatttttttttgttatttcaaactcattttatttattttaactcatcgatataaagattaaataatttaaaaatatataagttttttattagttttaattacattttattttctttgatatttttcataggacaatcaaacatgaaaaaatcatttttctttacattttttttctttccttagtattttccataaccaaacataaccttaagatatttggttTAGTGTAATAAAGATAACTTGTTTGTAGGCTGAACAAAACCCTATCCAACCCGGTTCCATGACCTAATAATATTCCACCAATGAACTTAACCAAATCCAAACAGGACTCTAAATCAATTTAACCATAAGAATGAGTTCAGCAAATCAGCCGAGCCCAGACCAGCCCAACACCAAGCCCAATTATTTATGAAGTTGTGAGAATATAAAGGCGTGGATAAACGTTCAACTCGAAATCATCGAACACCCtgaaaattcccaaaaaaaaaaaaaaaagggatgagTGCTTTCTCCAATCCGTTGGTTTCAATCAGAAATCCTCGAACCCAATTTCTATATGGTAATTCCCAATCTCCTTTGCctgttattttttcttttcaatttcctGTAATTCCCCGGTGTTTGTTTCTGTTATCTatagttctttttctttctctagatATGGATCATAGTGGAGCGTCTTGTCTTAGGACTTCTGGTTGAATAGACAAGGACTTCTGGTTGAATTTATGCTATCTCTGTGgaattattcatttaaattaggGTCCTGTTGATGGTTTGAGGCAAGAAAATAGGTTCATTATTTTCTTGCATTATTTCCAAGAATCCAATGGAGTTTGACCTAGACCCACTGCTTGCATTTGGGGCTTGGTGTCGATGATTCTTTGTTGAAGAGTTTTCCCAATTgttctaatagaaaattttagggTATCAGTAGTTATGGTTCCTTAATCAGAGTCTATTGCATGCATTAGGGGGGTAAAAATGTTTTGTTGGGCTCGTTGAGGAAAAGTTGGTCAAACAGACTTGGCTGGCTTATACTTGAATCAAAACCAAACTGAGTTTTTAATCATAGAAAAACTGAACTAAACTAAGCTTGTGTTAAGATTGGTTTGATTCGATGTAAATGATCagttggatgcaaaccaattttGGACTTAATCCCAATtgattgttaaaaattattgatgACTCATTTGGTTTAGTCCAAAATCTATTTCAAATTTCTAGTTCAAAATATAATAGATGTGAATTTGACTACAACCCAATAACAATGAATGAATTATTTTGACAAGAGTCCACATAATATACATATGgaaatgaatatatttaagagagaaaaaaactcatcaaatatcaagcaataataaatacaaaaaactcACCAAAAACCGAATGCTTATAAATTACAAGAAATACAACTGTTAGAGTATCTATTTGGTTCAGTTTTTGTTAGTAAGGAGACAAGGAAATTGAAAACCAAACTGACCAAGTCAGTTTTCACAATTCTCAAGCTGAACCGATATGGTTGGGTTTGGTTGGGATGGATCGGTTCAATCAgctttttggttttcatttaCACCCCTAGCATACATACTCATGGTTGCAGTGCCACATTTTTTATTACTTGTCCAAAATGTagatatgaaaatttgattagGGAGGCATTTCCATGATTCTCATAACATGTTGCTCATTGAGGAACACGATTTAGCTTCACTTATGGGTGTGCCTATCACATAGACTggtgtgatttttattttatttatttttttgatcaaTAGACTGATGTGATTTTTATGGCAAGGGGGCTTGCAGAATTGCAAGCTTCTTGATCGTTGCCAAGCATAAAGTTTATACATACACCCAATTATCAATGTACTAAGGTATTATTATGTCATTCAACTCAAGTCATATACCACGGAGGTTCATAAGGACCATGGTGAAATGGACAACCAACATACCTGAAATTAGTTTCTGATCTTATTGTTAAAGAAACTTCACTTGATTCTATCAAATGCAATCCACAACCTAACTCCTAGATACAAAAGGGTTGCCAATGGTGATTGGAAGTACATGAGGAAGCCTATTAGGTCATAACCATATGCTTGAAATTTAATCCTCCTTTTATGTACCTTTTGTAggttttatctttcttttctgtGTTAGTTTGTTTATCCCCTGATTTTCAGATTTAAGTACTGAAATTTTGGCACAGTTATATGTAATAAGCAGGTTGTAATATTTGCCTTCCTAAAGCCAGTTACATCATGCTTACAAATGCTTCATTTATTTACGCCATTGTAATTTTGTTTCTTGTCTCTGAAGGTTAACCTTTCTTTGCTTCATGTTTGATGCTAGGTTCTTCTTTGAAGTTGGTGGACCAAAGTAACCTGTCTCTATGTTCCACTTCGGCAGGAAATACTAAACATCTGGCAAATAAAAGTTTGCTTACAATTCGAGCAGCGTATGTTTATATTTCTTTGTCATTTATTTGACTTTCATTATATTACTTGTGTGCTTGTAATCACACAAGTCTTCAGCTGGCTTAAAAACCCTACAGCAATAATTAACTGCTGAGGGCTTGACTATCTCTTTCCCTTTTTTACAATCAGTGCGATGATCAATTTTCAGCCATTTAAAGTTTTTGCTGTTACTTGTTATTTAGATTAATTGCTTTTCCTGCTAtatggaaattatttttctcaattgtgATCACCTGTTTTGTGCCAGTACAGTGGGGATGGTGGAAGACCAAGTAGTGCAAGTATCTTTGTTGGTGGCTTTATATTGGGGGGAATAGTTGTTGGAACATTAGGTTGCGTGTATGCACCCCAGGTATGGCTAGAGTGTCTACTCGAGTTggattttttacttgttttgtgTTGTCTGTGGCTTGTTAGTTTTTATGGTAAATGGCTGGTTCTTGATTTCATGGGGATGATGCCAGATTCATTTACCTCAAGAAAATGCCTTAGAGACATTCGTTTAATATGCCTGAGGAACATTCCTTTTAATTTGCTACAAATATGAGATAAATTATCCGcatttctctctctcacacaagGAAAGTATCTTCTCCTGATCAACCATCCAACAATACAAATCAAGTGAATATGAATAATATCCCATGACATTGGATCCTGTATGTCACCCTCCAGTACAGTCCACTGTATTTCGTCAACTCTTTGTTTTTGGTTCATTGTTCAATTTTGGAATGTAATCAATTTATTCAAGTGTATATTAATCTTTTTATCATTCATCAATGAAAAGCACAGGCTTAATTCCTGAGTCAAGATACAATTTctatttggtatcagagctctaAGCAGCTTTAACAAGCCTTCTATTGTCTTTGCAATTTCTTATAGTGCTTGTGCATACAAATGTCTACAGATGAAACTGCCAATATAGCATGACTAGCCTAAATCCAATAGTTTTAATACCAGTCCATCAAACACTATCAACAACCTAATTTCTCTTAATGCCACAATCTAACACCCTTCTAAAACTCACACTCATCAATCATCCACCATGGCAGGTTCAATTCCACTATCTTGTTGTATTATCATCCTTTGGCTTATCTTGATGGTTCTTTCCCATGTCTTCCAACCATAATGCTGTATGATGGTAAAACAATCCCTAAACAACACAGTTTATCGGTATAAGGTGAGACAATTTTCTAATCGACAATATATTTATCTCTTTATTAGAACCAGTCATGCTCCTCTTAGCTACAACTACCACCTCTCATGAAGCATGGAAGAAATTGGCCACTCTTGTTAGGGTGCAATAATGCATCTCTTAAGCCCATTGGTCACTCAAATGATGATGACATTGAATGCCATAAAAGGTTTGACTTACCCTCACTAGACACTAATAGACTTTCAGATGAGATGGTCAAAACTCTATCCATCAATTTGTATTAGAGTGAaggtcatgagttcaagtcACAAGGAGAGTCATGTCGGGGGAGGGGGTGCAACAATGCAACTCTTAAGCCTAGGGATGGGTCATCCAAATAATGGTGATGTTGATGAGATGGTCAAAACCCAATCCAAGAACTCTCTATATCCCCCAATCTAGGACTTGCATCCTGCATCTCAAAGAGAAACTCACTTTCATGACAAAGGTCACTAATTCCATCTAGGAACGCATGCAAACAATTAAGTGCATAGCTAATGAACTTGCTATCATTAAATCTCCtatggatgatgatgatgatctcATCATCTATGTTGTTTGATGTTCAAGGCTTGAATATAAGGATATTTTGCAATATGTGCATGGGCGTTTCCATGACGAGACTTTATTAAACAAGAAGAGGCAAATTGTGATCTTGCTCTCGTCATGGGCAAACTCAATGATATGGTcaacataaaaatcaatcaaaaggtGGTGCATAATTCAATACAAATAAGTTGCTTGGACAAAACATGGCAACttgaatattcaaaattaagGACAAGGTCTATCCATCGATGCCAACTTCAAGGCCCAACAGTTTAATGAAGTTCAAGGGGTTGTTTGTCAATACTACAATAGAATTGGCTTCACTATAAGCCAGTTTTACCTTTAGTCCAAATACTTGGTTACAATATTGGCTTGTTGACTGACCCGCTAGGATAGGCTAATTGGTCAAGGCGAACACTAGGAAGTGTGGTCCCAATAAGTGGCATATGGTCCTGGGTTTGAATCCTGCCACTAATGATACCCTAAATTTACCCGAAACTGGTGGTTGTGGGACGGTCAATACcccgaggtttgggtcccccatggagagtcctaagggttTGGCACCCGCCAGGGTAGGCCAATTGGTTAGGACGAACATTGGAAAGTGTGGTCCCAATAAGTGGTACATAGTCTTGGGTTTGAATCATACCACTAATGACACCTTGAATTTACGCAATGTTGGTTGTTGCGGGGCGGTCAATACCCCAAGGTTTGGGTCCCTATGGAGAATCCTAAGGGCTTGGCCCTGGAAGGTTCCTTtgttatcaaaataaataaatattggcTTGTTGACTCGACAACCTCTCATCACATCACATCTAATCTCAACAACCTTACTCTATATAGCATATCATAGTGCTAATGCTGTGACAATCGATGATGGTACTGGCCTCTCCATCACCCACACGGGTTCCACTACACTCTTGACTccatttaaatcattttttttaagattatgcTCTCTATGCactttctcttaaaaaaaactGTTTCCATCTCTCAGTTTTGTAAACAAACTTGTgctttattgaattttttccatcttattttcttgtaaagGATTTGGGATGAGGGTATCTCTTGCTCAAGGATTGAGCAAGGACAATGTATATGAGTGACCATCTCAGTTCTCCTCTACTAGCACTTATCCTTTGAGTATTCATTAGCGTCAAGAATTCTCTACTTGACTAACACTTACAATTTGGATTTCCCATATACCAAAATTTCAAGTCATTTGATTTTTACtaaatgttttcttttgtcCCTTGACTTAATTTACTTTGATATTTTGTAATCATCAATATTATGTCATCTTTATAGACCATTATGCAACatataaccaataaaaaataaatcagatGTTTTATTGATGGGGTGGAGAATATTAGGGCCTCTCCTTATCCAACACTTAGTCACCCCTCCTGTACCTCTGAACACAATGGTTCTACAGAAGGGCATTACTATCATGTTGTAGTGACAAGGTCTCACCCTCCTTTATGaagctcatattcctttttcttattGGTTCCAGGCCATCCAAATCATAACCTGTCTCACCAATCAAGCAGGGGCCATACAAGGGAAGTATCCAATCCTGGTCAATTATCCTGCATCACCAATCAAGTGAATATCAAACCTATCTCACAAAAATAGGACCATGCATGCTACTTCTCCATTTCACCTCACTCTATTTTGTCAACTAAATATTTTGTCACCTTGTGccacccccctctctctctctctctctctctctctgaattGCTGATTCATCATCACGGATATGTTGTCTTAATAACTCTATTGGAAGTTGACTGGTTTTGGGCTGTGATAGAATGCTGGCAGCAACTTCCAAATTCTACTCACTGGTGGATTCCATGTAATTGCAAGTGGCATGTCAGCTATGCTCCTTCAAAGAGTATCTATCTGACTAATATAACAAATTTCTTGCAGATCAGCAAGGCACTGGCTGGAGCAGACAGAAAAGACTTGATGAGGAAGCTGcctaaatttatatatgatgAAGAGAAAGCTTTGGAGGTAAGCCTGTTcctttttagtttactttgtctcatgcaaattttatatttatttgtgtaGTACATGCTTAACAACTCAATTCAACCAAAACCATATCAGGACCATCTGATTCCACCATTTATCTTCAGCCATATTTCTATTAAATCATGTGCCAACCTGTCACCTAAATTCACTCTCCTCTTGGTTTTCTCTCATCGTTGCTGTGCCTTCCAGACTCTCTCCTGTCACTTCTAGTCACCACACATGATCAGACCGGCACAACTGCATTTCTTACTTGGTGCTGACTCCCCCTTAAAAATTGATGTGTTTCTAAATCTGTCTTTTCTTATCTTGCCAGTTCCTTGAACATCCTCATTTAAGCTACGAGTACCACTGCACATCGATGCTGCGTTTTGTAGAACTTAACAGCTGTGCAATGTTCTTTGCCATGAGCATAActgatttaataatattttcctttagtCACACAATACACAGTAACTCCTTTGTCTTTTTTGCCTATTTAAACTACTTGGTATCTTGTCCTTATTGGTACGCATAAAAAACCGTAAAAAATATGCTATCAGAAAATCATGCCAGCTGAAGTTAGTGTAGTTTTCTAGTGCTAGTGATTACTTGTATGTCATGTTAAAGAACGCGGTACCATGGGTTAGTTAACCAATAGATTTTCCATTTCCCTTCTAGACTGCTCATTTCTATTTTGTTGGTGCCCCATATCAACTTAGTTCTCAGTACTGTATATCTTGGGTTTGCCTTATCAACACTTCATTTACTTAGTTCAAACTGATATTGTACGTTTTGTATGATTTGGTGACAACAGAAGACCCGCAAAATCCTGACTGAGAAGATTGCACAGCTGAACTCTGCCATAGACGATGTTTCTGCTCAGCTTCGTGCGGATGATGCCCCAAATGGATCTGCAGTGAACCCTGATGAAATTGAAGCTTCCATATGA
Above is a genomic segment from Vitis riparia cultivar Riparia Gloire de Montpellier isolate 1030 chromosome 7, EGFV_Vit.rip_1.0, whole genome shotgun sequence containing:
- the LOC117919460 gene encoding uncharacterized protein LOC117919460, whose amino-acid sequence is MSAFSNPLVSIRNPRTQFLYGSSLKLVDQSNLSLCSTSAGNTKHLANKSLLTIRAAGDGGRPSSASIFVGGFILGGIVVGTLGCVYAPQISKALAGADRKDLMRKLPKFIYDEEKALEKTRKILTEKIAQLNSAIDDVSAQLRADDAPNGSAVNPDEIEASI